Proteins encoded by one window of Halorubrum ruber:
- a CDS encoding NAD(P)/FAD-dependent oxidoreductase has product MTNVVIVGGGPAGLSAGLFASKNGLDTTLFDTDGTWMHKAHLFNYLGVGSVGGSEFMATARQQVDDFGVDRHQGEEVTGVEATGDGFTVSTEDGEYDADYVVLATGANRDLAEELGCEFDDDDTVSVGVSMETSVEGAYATGAMARAEEWQAVISAGDGAAAALNILSNEKGEHYHDFDVPDTAASVFGDLIDDEE; this is encoded by the coding sequence TGAGCGCAGGACTGTTCGCGAGCAAGAACGGCCTCGACACCACCCTGTTCGACACGGACGGGACGTGGATGCACAAGGCGCACCTGTTCAACTACCTCGGCGTGGGCTCCGTCGGCGGCAGCGAGTTCATGGCGACCGCGCGCCAGCAGGTGGACGACTTCGGCGTCGACCGTCACCAGGGCGAGGAGGTCACCGGCGTCGAGGCGACCGGAGACGGCTTCACGGTCTCGACCGAGGACGGCGAGTACGACGCCGACTACGTCGTCCTCGCGACGGGCGCAAACCGCGACCTCGCGGAGGAGCTTGGCTGCGAGTTCGACGACGACGACACCGTCAGCGTCGGCGTCTCGATGGAGACCAGCGTCGAGGGCGCCTACGCGACCGGCGCGATGGCCCGCGCCGAGGAGTGGCAGGCGGTCATCTCCGCGGGCGACGGCGCCGCCGCCGCGCTCAACATCCTCTCGAACGAGAAGGGCGAGCACTACCACGACTTCGACGTCCCCGACACCGCGGCGTCGGTGTTCGGCGACCTGATCGACGACGAGGAGTAA